The Nitrosopumilus cobalaminigenes genome contains a region encoding:
- a CDS encoding phosphoglycerate kinase, with the protein MDNRQIVKVLTLDDFDLKGKTVFLRVDMNCPIDPETLEISGTKRIEEAIETLESLKEAKVVIGSHQGRVGNNEYIGMDKHAKVLEKLMNRKIKYVEDTIGEAAQSAIKNLEEGEILLLDNLRLCAEENYEFTPENAAKTIMVSRLSKLFDLVVLDSFPSAHRSHPSIVGFPQVLPACAGRIVEREVRNLDEIMTVAKAPHVIVLGGSKIPDRLEAIKLLIQNGRADHVLLTGLIGNVFMRAQARIKSPMGIKREEEVVAKAHTLIGEYPDVFATPVDIAIDKDGERVEMDVREMGKGDKIFDLGPKTVEYYSKLIAGAGTVFISGPAGFFEKDNFSYGTNALLNSVANSMATTIVSGGHLTTALKQQGLADKINHISTAGGALVLYLTGEKLPMIKALEDAAIKYKSK; encoded by the coding sequence GTGGACAATAGACAAATTGTGAAGGTGCTCACACTAGATGATTTTGACCTAAAAGGCAAGACTGTTTTTTTGAGAGTGGATATGAACTGTCCAATAGATCCTGAAACATTAGAAATTTCTGGGACTAAAAGAATCGAAGAAGCAATTGAAACTCTCGAATCACTAAAAGAAGCCAAAGTGGTCATCGGGTCTCATCAAGGCAGAGTTGGAAATAATGAGTATATTGGAATGGACAAACACGCCAAAGTCCTTGAAAAATTAATGAATAGAAAAATAAAATATGTTGAGGACACAATTGGTGAAGCAGCACAAAGTGCTATCAAAAACTTAGAAGAAGGTGAAATTTTACTTTTAGATAATCTTCGATTGTGTGCAGAAGAAAATTACGAATTTACTCCAGAAAACGCAGCTAAAACAATTATGGTTTCTCGTTTATCGAAATTATTTGATCTTGTAGTATTGGATTCATTTCCTAGTGCACATAGATCACATCCATCAATAGTAGGATTCCCACAAGTTCTTCCAGCATGTGCAGGAAGAATTGTGGAGCGAGAGGTTAGAAATCTTGATGAGATTATGACTGTAGCTAAAGCACCGCATGTTATTGTGCTTGGAGGTTCAAAAATTCCAGACAGATTGGAGGCGATTAAATTATTGATTCAAAATGGTAGAGCAGACCATGTACTACTAACAGGATTGATTGGTAATGTGTTCATGCGAGCACAAGCTAGAATCAAATCACCGATGGGAATAAAACGTGAAGAAGAAGTGGTGGCAAAAGCTCACACATTGATAGGAGAATATCCAGATGTTTTTGCAACCCCAGTAGACATTGCAATTGACAAAGATGGAGAAAGAGTGGAGATGGATGTAAGAGAAATGGGTAAAGGAGATAAAATATTTGATTTAGGACCAAAGACTGTAGAATATTATTCAAAATTAATTGCAGGTGCAGGAACTGTATTTATCAGTGGGCCAGCAGGATTTTTTGAAAAAGATAATTTCAGTTATGGAACTAATGCATTACTAAATTCAGTAGCAAATTCAATGGCAACAACAATTGTAAGTGGAGGACATCTTACTACGGCATTAAAACAACAAGGATTAGCTGATAAAATCAATCACATTAGTACTGCAGGAGGAGCACTAGTACTTTATCTTACAGGAGAGAAATTACCGATGATTAAAGCATTAGAAGATGCTGCAATTAAATACAAATCTAAATAG
- a CDS encoding phosphatase PAP2 family protein: MQNWLFDIRSRSFVLLTISFLIITAIVYSGITESFDQSVILFFSENVGNSTLDLIMQSITESGEALWMLGFAIFVLIIPKTRRVGVTLMILIVISTLLTGYVKCGVDRDRPDFEYDAVSFPVPVSKDTFALFCEGGYDASYPSGHAARSMIFAIILGFALSERFPRGAYLMFLYPFLISLSRIYVLEHYPMDVIGGTIIGVMLAGVMANRTKLYKIFEKSKT; encoded by the coding sequence TTGCAAAATTGGCTTTTTGATATTCGGTCTCGTTCCTTTGTTTTACTAACAATTTCATTTCTAATTATCACTGCAATTGTATATTCTGGAATTACCGAAAGCTTTGATCAAAGTGTAATTTTATTTTTTTCTGAAAATGTTGGAAACTCTACATTAGATCTGATAATGCAATCTATCACCGAAAGTGGTGAAGCATTATGGATGCTAGGATTTGCAATTTTTGTTTTAATCATTCCAAAAACCCGTAGAGTTGGAGTTACCTTGATGATTTTGATTGTAATATCTACACTGCTTACAGGTTATGTCAAATGTGGTGTTGATAGAGATAGGCCTGATTTTGAGTATGATGCAGTCTCATTTCCAGTACCTGTAAGTAAAGATACGTTTGCCTTGTTTTGTGAGGGTGGCTATGATGCATCATATCCTTCTGGACATGCTGCAAGATCAATGATTTTTGCTATTATTCTAGGATTTGCGCTCTCTGAGCGATTTCCACGTGGAGCATATTTGATGTTCCTGTATCCATTTTTGATTTCATTAAGCAGAATCTATGTTTTGGAGCATTACCCTATGGATGTTATTGGAGGTACCATAATTGGTGTGATGTTAGCTGGCGTTATGGCAAATAGAACTAAACTTTACAAAATTTTTGAGAAATCAAAAACCTAA
- a CDS encoding ATPase V encodes MASLEKLVIQLRQKKQEATKLRKKAEEQVKEFRSAEKRSVSGLHSLDKKIESEKEESTDVSTVLTRKNSQLESIGRLIAAAEERLAREKEAIEQTEQEIEFAENPLEKQNAEARLRSLNDHVSDLVEEIKSRQKTAKKITDDVTDFSDIKSKIISKIQKQTKSKPSLRETKISSRKSLQKFLKDLERRTKAEESAQKSLDNAYSKLKELLANRRKAAAKKKTAAKKKPAKKKTAAKKKPAKKKTAAKKKPAKKKTAAKKKPAKKKTAAKKKPAKKKTAAKKKPAKKKTAAKKKPAKKKTAAKKKPAKKKTAAKKKSRR; translated from the coding sequence TTGGCCTCATTAGAAAAACTAGTAATTCAATTACGACAAAAGAAACAAGAAGCAACCAAATTACGTAAAAAAGCAGAAGAACAAGTTAAAGAATTTCGTTCCGCTGAAAAACGCTCTGTTTCTGGTTTACACTCTCTTGATAAAAAAATAGAATCTGAAAAAGAAGAATCTACAGACGTTTCTACCGTTCTTACTAGAAAAAACTCTCAATTGGAAAGTATAGGGAGATTGATAGCTGCAGCAGAGGAGAGACTTGCTAGAGAAAAAGAGGCTATTGAGCAGACTGAACAAGAAATTGAATTTGCTGAAAACCCTTTAGAAAAACAAAATGCTGAGGCTAGATTACGCTCATTAAATGATCATGTAAGCGATTTAGTTGAAGAAATCAAAAGCAGACAAAAAACTGCCAAAAAGATTACAGATGATGTAACTGATTTCTCTGATATTAAATCAAAAATTATCTCAAAAATCCAAAAACAAACAAAATCAAAACCTTCTTTGCGTGAAACTAAAATTTCAAGCCGCAAATCTTTACAAAAATTCCTAAAAGACTTGGAAAGACGAACAAAAGCAGAAGAATCTGCTCAAAAGTCATTGGATAATGCATACTCAAAATTAAAAGAATTATTGGCAAACAGAAGAAAAGCAGCAGCAAAGAAGAAAACTGCAGCTAAAAAGAAACCAGCAAAGAAGAAAACTGCAGCTAAAAAGAAACCAGCAAAGAAGAAAACTGCAGCTAAAAAGAAACCAGCAAAGAAGAAAACTGCAGCTAAAAAGAAACCAGCAAAGAAGAAAACTGCAGCTAAAAAGAAACCAGCAAAGAAGAAAACTGCAGCTAAAAAGAAACCAGCAAAGAAGAAAACTGCAGCTAAAAAGAAACCAGCAAAGAAGAAAACTGCAGCTAAAAAGAAACCAGCAAAGAAGAAAACTGCAGCTAAAAAGAAATCTAGACGCTAG
- a CDS encoding DNA-binding protein — translation MSEFIPISDAKKMRSGVNVEAVVKSKGDPRTVNLKSGGTVDVCDAVISNGETEDDQMKLTLWGDDIKAVNVGDTVVITNGYTNEFKGEVSLTKGKFGKMDINPQ, via the coding sequence ATGTCAGAATTCATACCAATTTCCGACGCAAAAAAAATGCGAAGTGGAGTTAATGTTGAAGCTGTTGTTAAAAGCAAAGGAGACCCAAGAACTGTGAATCTCAAAAGTGGAGGAACAGTAGATGTCTGCGATGCAGTAATTTCTAACGGTGAAACTGAAGATGACCAAATGAAACTCACATTGTGGGGCGACGATATCAAAGCAGTAAATGTTGGAGATACAGTTGTCATTACAAATGGATATACCAATGAGTTCAAAGGTGAAGTATCCTTAACCAAAGGCAAATTTGGTAAAATGGATATTAATCCTCAATAA